A single Phragmites australis chromosome 4, lpPhrAust1.1, whole genome shotgun sequence DNA region contains:
- the LOC133916348 gene encoding low temperature-induced protein lt101.2-like, translated as MASATFLEVLLAIFLPPVGVFLRYGCGVEFWIDLVLTILGYIPGIVYALYVLVA; from the exons ATGGCGTCGGCGACGTTCCTGGAGGTGCTCCTCGCCATCTTCCTCCCGCCCGTCGGCGTCTTCCTGCGTTACGGCTGCGGC GTGGAGTTCTGGATCGATCTCGTGCTGACAATACTCGGGTACATACCGGGGATCGTCTACGCGTTGTATGTGCTGGTGGCTTAG